The following DNA comes from Skermanella rosea.
CGGCGAGTCCGACGCCAAGACGATCGGGACGACCGCCTACATGCTGGCGAACGGGCAGGGCAAGATCCGCGCGAGCAAGATCGGCACTGCCCGCCCGCCGGCGGAATGGCGGCTGCTCTTCCTGTCGAGCGGCGAAGAGTCGCTCGCGTCCCGCGTCGTCACCGGGGGCGGCAAGACGCAGGCGGGCATGGAGATCCGTCTTGCGGATATCCCGATCAATGGCCGGTGGGGCGTGCTGAACGAGCTGCACGACTTCGCCGACTATCAGGAACCCGGCGCGGATCAGACCAGCGACCGCGATCGCGCGAAAGCCTTGATCAACCATCTGAAGCGCGCAGCAGTCGAGCATTACGGGATCGCGATCCGCGAATACCTGCGGCAGCTCGTCCAAATCGATCCGATCGGACTGGCCGAAGAGATCGCCCGCGAGCAGGCCGACTTTTATCGCCGCTACGTTCCCGCCGATAGCGGCGCCCAGGTCGGGCGCGTCGCCAAACGCTTCGCACTCGTCGCGGCGGCGGGACAGATCGCGACCGATATGGGGCTGACTGGCTGGCCCGACGGCGAGGCTATGCGCGCCGCTGGATACTGCTTCACGGCATGGCTTGGGGCGAGGGGCACCACAGAAGACAGCGAGAACGGGACCGCGGTCGATCAGGTCCGCACCTTCATCGAAGTGCATGGCGCATCCCGGTTCAGCTCCATGAACGATGCCGAGAACGGCATCGAGGATGCGCGCGTCATCAACCGGGCCGGCTACAAGCGGAAGACCGCGGACGGACAGACCGAGTATCTGATCTTCCGCAACGTCTTCCGCAACGAGGTCTGTAAGGGCTTCGACCACACTAAGGTTGAGGAATTGCTGATCGAGCGCAACTTCCTCGCGACCAGTGGCGGAAAGCGTCAGATCCAGGTCAAGCGGTCCGCAGGGTATCTGGACGAGAACGGCGAGCCTATTACGAACGAATTAGGACAGCTCAGGACCAAGGAAAGGTTCTACTGCATTCTCCCCGCCATCCTCACCGAGAGTTGACCAAAATGGGCAGGTTTTCGAGGTTGATGGGCTCGCGAGTACCACCGGTACCACCGGGCTCTTTGGTCGGTACCACCGAAAAAGCTAATGATTTCAACGCGGTATCACCGGTACCACCGGTACCACCGAAAAAAGCAGAACCAAGACGAGAAACCGAAAATGCTGCATATTACCAAAGTAATACACGGCAAGCTCCAGTCCTCGCGCGCGAATTATATATATCAGGTGGTACCGGTGGTACTGGTGGTACTGCACTGAAAAATAAGGGTTTTTACGGTACCACCGGGGAAATCCGGGGTGGTACCGGTGGTACCGACGAGCGAAGGGGTGAAAAGCCCCTTCTGTCGGCGATTGCGTCGGCCCTGAAGTCGGGAGATCCGGCCCGCATCGCGGCCATTGTGGCCTCAGATCCAGATCTCTCCGAACGCGCAGCTATCAGCGAATACGACGGCGGAATGCCCCGTCGTGACGCGGAGCGCGCCGCACTTCTTCAAGCAGTCGAGGACGGCAGCTATGCCCACTGAGATCCGCGCCGATCGCGATCTGATGAGGATCGTCGAGCGCATCGCCCAGGTCGTCTCCCCGCGTCCAGCGGTTCTCCCAACCGCGGCGAACCCAATCGTCCGACCGATGGTGCTGGGAATCATCAGTCAGCTTCATGAGCGCGTAGTTTCTCCCGAGGGAATGCGCAAGGGCGACGCCCACTCAATGCTCTCCCAGGCGGTGAAGCACTACGCCAGATCAGCTCTCTACAAGGCGGCGCTGGCCGCGCCCGGCGCGTGGCGGCACGACCTGGACGGCAACCCGGTCGAGCCGGTGTCGCAGGAACATGCCGACCTCGCCCGCACCACCCCGGCGCTTTCCATTCGGACGAAGGAGACCATTACGATGCAGATCCCAGGACTGAAGATCGCCCAGCAGATTGCGGCCGATCAGCTGCGACCCGTTGACGATATCGTGAAGGTGGTCACGCTCGCGATCGACCTGGGCGATGGTCGCCCCTTCACGGTTCAGTTCTCGGGCAGGAACTATCGCCGCGCCCTGCGGCAGATCGACGAGGCGCGAGCCTCGGGGCACAAGTTCGGCGTCCTGCTGCAAGGCCGCTTGGTCGCCGGCCACCGGATCGAGGAAGCCGGCCTCTCCGTCCAGATGCGAGCGCGACCAGCACCAGACGCTGAAACACCCGCATAACCGGCCCGAGCTTCTGATCGAGCAGCCGACGAGGCGGGGGCAGAGATGCGCCCCGCCTTTTTCATGCCCGCCGCACTACCCGAAATGTCAGCGAACCGATATCGCCGTTTTCTCCGCTGCCCAACCGGGGATTGAAGATGTATTTCCCTGTACCGATAGCGGCGCACATCTTACTCTTGAGGCATAGGAAGAAACGAGCAAACAGCAAACCACGGAGATCTAAAATGATAGCCAACGCGGCATACGAGGCCGACGAGGCGATCGAACCCGACTAAGCCTATCGGCGTGGTAGGCTTCGAGTATTGGAAGCAAATCGTCCGGTATTCGGACTCTGCGGGGGCGGGCCGTCGAAAAGGCGGCCTTGCCCCCGAAAACGTGTTGCAGGAGAAAGAAAGAGAGATAGCATCGGGAATACTTCAACCCGAAGGATCGACACCATGGCCCAGGCCGACGAGACTGTGCCGCTTCCCGATGTGCCCCGACTCATTCGTGAAATGACGGGGCATCGCGTCACCTATGGCGATCTGTACCGCCGAGTCCTGGACGGCGACCTGCCGGCCCAGCGAGATCGCGGACGGTGGCGCGTGCGAACCGGCGACGTGCCGACGATCGCAAAGGCACTGACTAACAAATCAACCGAGAGGGCATAACGATGAACCTGGAAAACCGGATCACGGAGCTGGAAACGCAGAACGCCGCGCTTCATCAGAAGGTCGTCGAGGGTGAGCGCAAGGCCGCGAAACTGGAGGCGGAAAACAAGCAGCTTAAAGGCGAGAACGCTCAGGAGCGCGCCGGCCGACGTCTCGCCGAGATCGCTTCCGCCGCCGGCGTGCTGCCGAGCGCCGTTCCCGACGCGGTTGCCCGCGCGCTGGAAGCGGGTAGCTGGAAGGAGATGAAGGGGAAGCTGGTTCGGATCGGCGCGGACGGGCATCCCGAGATCGGCCCCGGCGGCAGCGACATCACGCCAGACCGCGCCATGAAGTCGCTGAAGTCGAGCGCCCCGCATCTGTTCGCCGACGCCGACGCCGATGGAACGTCCAGCGCGGCGAGCGCGGCGAGGCCGAGCAGCTCATCGGCATCGTCGATCCCGGAGAAGTACCGAGGCAACAAGAACCCCTGGCGGTCGGGCAACATGACCCAGCAGGCCGAGGTATACCGGACGAGCCCGGCGCTGGCCCAGCGCCTCGCCGACGAAGCCGGCGTCCCGATGATCCCCGGCAACCGCCCGCCCCCGCATGGGCACATGGGCTTGCGCCGATAGACGAAGAAAGGGGGCCAGGATACGAGCGCCTGGCCCCATTTCACCCCTCGTTCCCCGCCCACGACGAACACCGTAGGACGCCGCGTCCTATGCAGCCCAGCCGACGAGCTGCACCCCCTCATTCACATGGAAACGTCCGCACTATCGACGTCGCGATCATGTACCGCGGCGGTTGGTGCCACATCTCAGGGTGTTCCCTGGCGAACTTCACCGCGACCTCGCGAAGCTGAATGACGCTGACGCTGCGGGGCACGCAAGCCTTGATCGCGCCCGCGAAACCGTCCTCAATCATCCATTCCGCGATGCCCTGGACGAAGCCTGTGCACCATCCCTGGGCAAATCCCTTGGAGTCACACGCTTCCAGAAAGTCTGTTCCGCTCACCGGATCGTCAGTCGCCCAGGCCGGCGGCGCCAGGACGAGCAGCGCCGCCAGCGCCGCCCCTGCGATCTTCTTCATGCCGCCCCCCTTAATCGTCGCCGTGCCACCAGAGGCGCACGACGCGATAGAGCATCACCAGCGCGACCAGAAAGCAGACGGTGAACGCGACCGAGT
Coding sequences within:
- a CDS encoding Rap1a/Tai family immunity protein, whose protein sequence is MKKIAGAALAALLVLAPPAWATDDPVSGTDFLEACDSKGFAQGWCTGFVQGIAEWMIEDGFAGAIKACVPRSVSVIQLREVAVKFAREHPEMWHQPPRYMIATSIVRTFPCE
- a CDS encoding ProQ/FINO family protein; translated protein: MPTEIRADRDLMRIVERIAQVVSPRPAVLPTAANPIVRPMVLGIISQLHERVVSPEGMRKGDAHSMLSQAVKHYARSALYKAALAAPGAWRHDLDGNPVEPVSQEHADLARTTPALSIRTKETITMQIPGLKIAQQIAADQLRPVDDIVKVVTLAIDLGDGRPFTVQFSGRNYRRALRQIDEARASGHKFGVLLQGRLVAGHRIEEAGLSVQMRARPAPDAETPA